The Chitinophaga sp. H8 region CCTGACGATAACCATTGGTTAGTGTTTATCGCATGATTAAATTTCAGCATATGATTTAACAAACCTGTTAGCCGGATCGGACAAAATCACTTCGCCAAATCGGACAACAAATGTGTTTACGGCCTGTGGTAAACAATTAAAGCGAGGAGGGATACATCTGCACGTCTTGCTGAGGGGGAGGAAGGTGAAAAGGATTAGAAGAAACTCCTATCTTTGATGCTGTACTTAACCCTTAAGATTTAAAGTTAACCGCCTGTTCCCGCAGGTTTTAAACACGCTCGAATGAAACAACCTTTAGAAACCTTCCCTGGTTTGCCGTATGCGGCAAATGAAATTTCCGCCTATATGCTGGGCGTTGAAACGATTTATATTCTTTCGCTAAAAAATGGTCAGATGCCCCGGTTTCAGCCAGACGATGTTGAAAGTTTTGTGATCTGGTTGAAAGCCCATAAGATCCGGGAGGTCAAGCTTTCTGGTCAGTAACCGAACCCGTCCTCAACTGTTCAGGGGAATGTCCAAAATGGGAGGAAAACTTCCGGCTAAAGGAGGAATAGAGATTATACCCTAACATATCAGAAATCTCCTGTAGGGTATGTCCTGTATTTAAAATCAGGTCATGGGCCTTTTCCATTTTTTGCTGGGTGATGTATGCCTGCGGGCTGAGATCAAAAGCGAGTTTAAAGTAGCGCTGCAAGGTTTTGGGTGTCGTAAATAACTGGTCAGCAAGTTCGGCAATGTTGAGTGGTCTTCCGCTTAAAATACCCTGGTGAATGTACATACGTAAAATATTGGCAAGTACTTGTTGGGATTTGGGCAGATTTCTGCCATGACGAAGGTGACGGTCGTACAGACTTAACAGTTTTTCCAGGATCAGCAGCACCTGAATATCCAGCTTCATAGACAGGACTGGATGACATTGTTTCAGGCGGAGCAGCAGGCGTTTAACCTCGGTGGTGATATCGGCAACGGGCAAGGGGCAATGTTGACCTGGATACTGTTTCAGGCATCCCTGAACCTGAGAATAGATCATGGAATCTTCCATAGTTCCGGCGAACCATTCTACCCGGAGCACAAAGTAAAACAGGCTATATCTGCCGCTGGGCAATATCACATTGTATTGACCTTGGGGAATATAATGTGCATAATACTGCCCTTGGGTAGCTTCGATAACATTTTCTCCTTTGTGGTCCTTCATTACAACAGAGCCTTCCAACAGGTAGATAAAGAACAGGGTATCATTGGGGCAGGATAGACATACTTGCAGGTGATCGTCCTTCACCTGGCCATGATAGAATTCAATATAGGTCAAAAGGTTATGATAATATTGCTGATAGATGGTAAAATCCTGATTTTCATAAATGCGGCCTGGCGCGTATACCACCGGGGCAGGAATTTGTTTTTTGACATTTTCGGGTGAAATTTCCCGGATCATAGTACCGGGCGGAAATTGAAGTGAGAAGGGTGAGTTCATGGGGCGAGCGTCAAAGGGTAAATGAAAAATTAAACCGGAAAGCAAGCGGCAAAAGATAGAGCAGCATGTAGGGATCATGCTTAGTAACGGAAAAGAACAAGGCCAGGAAAACCGGCAGCCGCTTAGGTACATTAGGGGTGTACGCGGGTGCTGTTTAGACAAGATAGGTAAAACTTTCCTGAAAATAAAAACAACTTACTCTAATTAGAAAATATAATTCCTACGGGCACGCTTTTTTTGTTCATTTATGGTGGCATATTGAACAACATGAAATCGCATAAGAAATATGCTTTTTATGGCTGCATTTGGGGCCTTGTTTTTAAAAGGTTTAAGAGTTCGTTCAGATCACTGGCTAAGGGCATCCATACTGGTGCCTTTTGAGGTCCCTGGGTGAGATGAGGTAGAATAATTATGGAAGGTGCGGTGTCTTGATGACGAAAATCAAAACAAAGGTAGTCTACCGCTGGGTTTACCGCAATTGGAAAAACTCCGGGAGGAATCCTGTATTGAATAAAAGCATAATGCTCCAGAACATCGTTTTTGCGGTTGAGGTTAAAATTTAGCAGTCGGCCAAATAAGATGGGCTGTTGATCAGGGGTATGCAGCAGGTTTGGAAGCGGTGCCCCGTGATTGTGTTGTCTGATCAGGGACTTAAAAGCAATTGGAAAATTGATCTTAAAATCGCGTTCTACACGGATGATGGAACTTTCAGTAACTAGTTTTTCTGTATTAATCCAGTGCATAAGGGGATCTGTTTTAAGTTTTATGGTTTAGTGGTCTTCCCCAGTCTTTGGGGGTAGATTGAACTTTGCCTTTAATAATTGGCCCGATCTGCGGATCAAAGGAATCCGGATGATTGCCATTTAGGGTAGCTATGCTGTGAAAAATTTTGGTAACCTTTGTATCCAGGTCATAGGGATGGGCGCCGCTAAGGGCAATTTCTTGTTTGACCATTGTGCAAAGTTCTTTGGTCGTGAGTTCCTCTGAGGACTCATATGCCCACTTATGAAGGACTTTTCTGACCAGGAATTTTAAATGATCTTCGTTAATCGGTGTTGGGCACATATCCAAAGTTTAGGCTAACTATCCCGGAGGGATGCCGGGCGGCAGCAAATATCTATCAAATTGTTTTAGAATATACCGGACCTGGAAAGGTCCGGCCTCAATACACCAAAATTAATAAACCTATCTTCCTGATGGGTAAATTTTCCTGTGGCAGGTTATTTAAAGTAGCGTGTCAGGCTACACATAAAATATTGCTGCTGGGAATTGCTTTGTGTCCGGTCTACAAAGTTGGGTGTTGCAACTGCCATCTGCGTTTTACTTTGGTTCAAAAGGTCAAACCCATACCATTTGATCAACCATTTTTTTTCTTTAGACAGCAATTTACTGATCCAGCCATTGACCAGGGTCATAGATCCCGGTACACCGCTATTGCGCGTATACATACCGGCAGTCCCTACTTCAAGCCCGGCGGGTAAGAAAACAGCCGCTTTTAAAAATATCCTGTTGTTAGTGAAATTATAAAACGCATTATTTTGCAAACTATATTTATTGCCCCTTAAATTGAGCTGTGCTGCCGCACTGAGTTCTAACCATTTTTTATAGTTCCACGACAAGGTGAGGTCGTGATTTAAAAAAAAGCTATGGTTGATGTTTTTCAAGCCTTCTGTCAAGGATAATGTCCGGCGCAGATCTGCAAAGGCTCGGTAGTTCAAGGTCAGCCCAATTTTGGAAAATCTCTTGCCGAAGCTGAGCGTCGGAGACAGTGAACGGGTACCATCTACGTTAATCGGTTTGGAAATTTGTCTGCCGACAGATTCAGTATATACAGATGTGGAAACACTATTGTATTCAAAATTGGCAAAGCTCCCGACTGAAAAGGTGGTGCCTGTTGTATCGCTGAAAAAATAGTCCAGCGAAAACCTTCGGCTGTAACCTGGTTTTACAGCGGGATTGCCCAGTTGGACCAGCAAAGGGTTTTGGAGGGAAATTACCGGAAGGAGATAATCATTGATGGGCATCAGCGGAGAGGTAGACAAGTCTGCTCGGAGATTGGACATTGGTGTAAACGTCCAGCTCATATTGAGCACCGGTGAAAGGAAATGATATTGCTGACTGATATTAAAGGTGGAAAAGGTTCCTGAACTTTCAAAACTATTTAATCCGTAGGTAGCACCCATTGAAGCGCTGAATTTTCCCAGGTGGTAGTTCAGCGAGGCGTTAAATGTCTGCTGTAAGGAACGGTTATGGAAGCGGTAAGTCAGTGAGGTATCTACAAGTTCATACTTGCCGGTCGGCTGATTGAAATTACAGGTCAGTTGGTTATTACCGATATGGCTGCTGTAGTAGTTATAAGCTAGTTGAAAGTAAAACTGTTTACCCACAGGCTTAAACAACTGAACGCCAAAAGCCAGGTTGTAGTTAGAAGAAACCGGACGGATCATCTGGTTGATGGTATCCTGAAGTGGGGCACCGGGAATAAAATTCATCGAATAGTTATGCTGACGGGAATTGGTGTGGTCAAAATCATAATTGATGTTCAGGCGTAATTCTCCGCCGGATATAAATTGGTGGTTATATTCGGTATTCAAGAATAAACGCTGGTTGTCCCGATGGTCCTGGTTGGAGAAATTACCAAAAGAGAGTGTATCGGGTTTATTCCCTGGAAAGGTATAATACTGGTTGCCACTGCTGATATCGGATTGGGTCTGAAAGAAATCAGCCCGGAAGGAGAGGGTATTTTTTTCATTAAAATTATATTTAAAATTGCTGCCCAACATTCCTGTGCGTATGTAGTTTTTCTTGCGGCTAAGGGCTTTATAAAAATAGCTGCTGTCGGGTAGAAAGTTTTGACGGAGCTGTTGTTCCTGTAAGTCGCCCTCCCTTTCCATCCTGGTATAGGTGAAGTTGAACTTGGCTTTTTTTCCGGCATCGAATCCTGCGCTGAGGGCAACTTTCCCGTCACGGGTGGTTCCTGGAAAGCGGGTGTTCATGTCCATGCTTTCATCTGTGGAAGAGGGCGGGGTCATGCTGCTTACATTGTCGAAGGTGGAGGTGGCCATGAGCTGACTATGATCGGCGAAACGTGAGGCCGTTGCGGCAACCTTATAACCGTTTTGAGTGGCATATCCGGCGCCGACTTCACCGTTGATGCGTTTTCTGATTTTAGCTTTGGTGGTAATGTTGATGATTTTTACCGGGTCAGGTGGCCGGATACCGGTCATTTGTTTTTTGCTGGTCACCTGGACCTTATCCACTATACTGGCCGGCAACAACCTGGAGATCATTTTAAAATCTACAATTTCGTCATTTGCATTTTGGAAAACAGGGCGACCATCAATGTACAGCTCATGGATAGGTACACCCTGAAAATAAAAATTTCCATCCACATCCATGGACAGGCCCGGCAGCTTTTGAAAGAGATTTAATATAGAAGCATTTTCTGTGGTGTGAAAATTTGCGGCATTAAATTCCAGTGTGTCCCCACGCAGGGAAATCGTGGGTTTAAAGGCTTTTACGATCACCGGTGGAAGGTCAATTGTTTTATTAGCCAATCCGACTTTTTGTAGCAGAGTAGGCACTGGAAACATATAGATGGTATCCAGATGAATTTTATACGACTGAGGAACCTTGAAAAAGATTTTTTTGTCTTCATAACCGATATGTTTCAGTGTAAGCTCATATGCTGTGGATGCAGGCCAGGTAAAAACAAATTGACCTAAGCTATCTGTTACTTCCTCCCTGGTACGATAAACGCCGTCGTCCAGGTACAGTTGTGCATGAATAACGGGCTTTCTGGTCTTCCAATCGACCACTATGCCTGAAATTTGGGAAAAGGCAGGGCACGCAACGCCCCACAGCAGTGCTGAAAAAAGTACAAATCGCATTAAAAATGGGTTTGCGTAAATGGCGAAACTCCGCTACAGGCTTAGCGAAGTGACCACCTTATACAGGATCAAATTTTAGAATACAGAAATTTTAAATTTTGGATTAAGATAAGTTAACTGTGACCAGTTGGCTACAATACGCCTTCGGCAACCTTTTTCATAAAAAGGAATCATGTTGAATAATTTTAAAGTACATCAGATCAAATTACATTCTATCGAACAACCTTAAAACAGAAAAAGGGAGCCGGCGGGGTATGCGAAGCAAAGAAAATTTTTTAGATGAAGTGCTTTGTTATTTAATCTACTGCCTGCGGATCGGCCATTGCTGAAGGTTTGCGCAAGATTATTAAAAAATGAATAACAGAAGTTATTTATTGTTGAAGAACGTTTAATTTTTCACCACACATTATTTTTTTGGTATTAAATATCTTATCTTTTGCCTAGCCGCAAGATCTGTCGCGGTCTTACTTTCAAAGCTGTACAAAAACAAAAATAAAAACTAATTTTTGCGCATGATCTCATGCGATTCATCCGACAATCAGATAGAGGGGTCTACCTGCTTATCGGATGATATGACGGGTGGCTGTGTCTACAGCCGTCCTTGAATTGGTTACAACTTAATTTGATCTGTATGTACTTTGTCCATTATTATGATTATGGCACTATTGCAGTGCGTGTAGGAATCACAAAAATTAACGAGATCGTAGATCCTGTTGAAAAAGAAAAGCTTGAAAACATTAAGAACACCCTGGATGTAACCGTTAGGGACTTTGAGGATATGGAAAGTGCATACGGCTTTATTGCCAGGCTACCCAGCCATTGCGATTTTTATTGCTTAAAGAATGCAAAGGGTGTTCACTTATGGGAATCTGATCTGTGCCGGCTGCGTAGGGAACTGAGTACGGAATTTTTGCAGTACGTGCGGATGACCAATGCAAAGTTGTGGCCATTGTTTGGCTCACCAGGGCAGCAAAATTTAAACTGAAGGTGCGCAAATATGCCTGGGAGGAATCTTTTACAAAAGGGGCGGTGAGACTGGTATATGACGAAATGTGAAAACATTTGATTGTAATGGCTACCTACGTATAAGAATTATTCGGTATATTTACGTTAGCTCGAATGACCATCAACCCCTGACAAGCACGCCCCAAACTGCATGGAAGAGCATGATTAAATAGAGTGAATACAATGAAAACCCCTTATGCTGCATTATCTGATGCAGAACTTGCCGATGAATTTAACAAGGGCACCCCAAAAGCCTTTGAGGAGCTTTATGCGCGTTATGCTTTTAAGCTTTACCTGCACGCCCGTGGAATGCTGAGGGACCAGCAACAGGCAGAAGATGTGGTACACGATACCTTTGCGGCATTACTAGAGAAAAAGGAGACTTTCCAGTTGCAGGATACCATCAGCGCGTATTTATACCGCTCGGTAAGTAACCGCATTTTAAACCTGTTTCGCAACGAAAAGGTTAAGGGCCGGTATCTGGAAGAAATGGCCAGGGCACTACCCCAGGCGAGCGCTTCAACCGATTCGCTGGTTTTAGAAAGAGAGCTGTCGGCGCTGATAGACTGGCACATAGACCGGATGCCTGCAAAGATGAGGGAGATTTTTATATTAAGCCGTAAGCAGCAGTTGAGCCATAGGGAAATCTCTGAGCAACTGGGCACCAGCGAGGGCACGGTGAAAAAACAGATCTTTTACGCCTTGAAATTAATCCGTGGAAAGGTCACCGGGATGACCTCGCTGATTGCCTTAAATGTTATTCTTTGGTTAAGCAGGCATACTTAACGATCTGTTAACCGGCCATGATGGTGCATATCGGAATTTTGGACGTTACTATTCGCCTGAAATCCGGATCAACGGTAAGTGAACATTCCAGGTAAGGGGAAAAAGGGGTAAATTATTTCCAGTGCATTCAACACCATCAGGCATGAGGTATCAAGAAATGACCGATGCAGAATTAAGCGAACGACTGGTCACCCAGGATCGTAAGGCGTTTTCTGAAATCTACAACCGCTATCAGAAGATACTGTGTTGCCATGCCTATAGAATGACCAGGGATGTTGATCTGGGAATGGATATTGTCCAGGAGGTATTTTATGCGATCTGGAAAAATGTGGATCAGGTAGATCCGCAAAGACCCATTGACAGGTACTTGTTTTCCTGCGTAGTCAATAGGGTGATCAACGCCATCAGAAATGATAAAGTGCGCGGTAACCACCTTAAACGGCTGCAATGCCATATGACGGATTATCCCCCGCCGGATGAAAAGCTGATTGAAAAACAACTCCAGGAATGGCTGGAGCATGAATTACAATTATTACCGGAGAAAATGCGACATACTTTTGAACTCAGCCGGAAGCATCAGATGAGTCACAAAGAAATTTCCAGGCAAACCGGAACGACAGAGGGAACGGTGAAAAAGCAGATCTATTATGCTTTACATGTGTTGAGAACAAGACTGACTACCATTTTCATTTTACTATTCCTGGTGAATCACTAGCGGCTACCTCAACGGCCTTTTGACTCCTTAAGTTTCATTTGGTATATCCGTAATGAAGCTCACTGGCAAGTCATGCAGTAAGCCTATCAATAACTTCATATAGAAAAAGCAACTATGATCGTATCAAACGAAAGATTTCCGGCTTTAGGACTTATATATAATCCAAAGCAGGTTAATCGAAAATCACTGCCATTTTCCAGTAAGAACAAAGAGCGGCACGCCTTCATTAAAAAATCACGAGAATTTGTGGAACTTTTCCAGTCCTTTTCACCCGAATGGTCATTGGAAGAAAAAGATAAAAATTCCAAATTATTGAATTATGTGGTTTGTGAAAATCTAACCGAAAGCATTCATACTATACAGCGGTTAAGTTTTTCCAACTTTATTCGTTATCTGGCCAGAGATCACCAGTGGTATGGGGGGATGGTAATGACGGATTTGGAAAAGGGTTTTCATTACGTATACCGTATCGCCAGCCTTCCAGATCATGGGGGCAACCGGGATGCTTCGACGGTTTATTTTAAGATTGGTTACTTTAAGAACGCCACATTTTTAGGTTTTGAGGAGGGCGTGGTTCATCCGGATGGAGATATACAGTTAGAAATTGCTTTACATGATAGCAATACCAGGATAGGTGGTTACCTGTATTTTATAGGCGCCCTTTTCCGGCATATTGAAAGGTCTAAAAGCACGAGGCCAGTATCAAGGCTAATCAAAATAAATGAGGGTGATTTTGAGTTTGTCGTTCTGCAGGATGACCAGTGCTAAAAAGAATCGGGGCTAAACCTACTGGTCCAGCCCCGAAATTAACGCTCTCTATCCAAATATAGAAAATATCATAATATTACCAAAGGGTTGTGTGAAATATATCGAATGGTAAGCCAATAGTTTTTGCTAGATACATTCTTTACACTAAAAGCTATGATAAAACAATTCCCTTAAAAGGATGGATAATAATTGTCACAGGGTGTAAAAAAGACGAGGCTGGACCATAACGATCCAACCCCGAAAGTGACTCTCATTTAAAGATAAGAAATGATCTGTCTTTTTGCAAGCGGTATTAATATTGATTACCTGTTTATTCTAATTACCTTGATACAAGAAGGATAAATTTAGGAGAGATTTAATCTTTTCTGCTCGATCAGTCCCAAAATACGCACAAATTCGTCTTCTTCATTTTCATAACTCAATCTATAATCAGGCTCCATATCCTTGTCGTCAGAGGAAATATTGGCTGAACATAGGGCATTTAGATCATCAATTAGGGTATTGGCCTGGCAAAAGGTAAGGTATTCAACCAGGTCGGTAATGATCCTAAATAGCTGAATTGGAAAAGGAGGTAGGCCATCTAAATGATGGTAAAGGTAAAAGGTATAAGCTACCCCTTTGTAAAGAGCCAAAGCGTGTACAACGGTTTCAATTTCATCCTCTGCCAGCTCGCAGCTATAGAATTTAAGAAGGACGTTCTTTTTCAGCAAATCCTCCGAATAGGCATAAAAGGTTCCCTCTTCTTCGGGGGTGTTGTCAGCAACGACACCTATTCCTTTCCAGAGCAGCATTTTTTCCATGTACATTTTTTAAAAACTAAATTACGGCGATCCAACCATATTCCTTGATTTTACTCTATCAAAATCAATTTTAAAAAACCATATAGTGGAACCTTAACCCCTTTAAGCTGTCACCCCCCCCCATGATTAATTAAGGGTTTGCCCGCTTTTTAACCAGCTTTCATGGTCAGAACCTCCCTAAAATGATAAATTGAGGCCATTTATAAAATATTTTCAAAAAAAGCAGTTTCGGTCTACCACCAAAGCAGGACTTGCGGGTATTAGCATCATTATTACCCAAATTGGACTATGGCGATGACTACGCAAGAATTGAAAGATTTATTGGAACGCTTTGAGCAAGGTACTTGTTCGGAGGAGGAAAAGCAGCGTGTGCAAAGGTGGTATTTGGAGGATGCTGAGGAGGTTGACTATAGTACCCTTGCCGATTTTCCCGAAGCCAGCCAGCGGATTATGAATAGGCTCAGTCGGAAAAGGAGTGGCTATTCTATTAAAACCTGGGCGATTGCCGCTGCCGTTTTAGCGCTTTTAAGTGTGTCCTCCGCGGCCTATTATTATCTTTTGATCCGTAGGCCGATGCAGATGAACGAGAGTGCCCAGATTTTACCGGGAGGCAATAAGGCTATCCTGACGTTGAGTAATGGCACGGCCATTAGGCTTGATGATCTGGTGGCAGGTTCAATGCGGCAGGAAGGAGAAATGACCATTGAAAAAACGCAGGACGGGACAATCCGGTACAGCAGAAAGTCCGGGGCAGCTAATGAATTAACGAATGCTCTTAATACAATTACCACGCCACGGGGGGGACAATATCAGGTGGTACTTCCCGATGGTACGAAAGTTTGGCTCAATGCCGCCACAAAATTAACCTATCCTGTATCCTTCACGGGGCGTGGGACGCGGGAAGTTGTTTTGGGCGGCGAAGCCTATTTCGAGGTGGCAAAAGATAAAATGCACCCCTTTATTGTTAAAAGTACAGATCAAATTATTACGGTAACCGGCACACATTTTCATGTGAGCTGTTATTTAAATGAACCGCAAATCACTACTCTCGCTGAAGGCAGTGTCCAGGTATTTCAACCGGGCACAAAGAAAACCCAAAAGCTTAAACCAGGACAACAGACTATCCTAAGTAAAGATGGTATCCGCGTAAATGAGGTTAACCCTGAAGATTTCATCGCATGGAAAGATGGCTCATTCGTTTTTGACCAAACCCCAATCAGGCAAGTGTTACAGCAGATTAGCCGATGGTACGATGTTGATGTAGATTACAGCAATTTACCGGATGAATATTTTGATGGTGATTTTCCTCGAAGCGTTAAGCTACCAGAACTGTTACAAAAGATACAGGAAACAAGCAATATTAAGATTGTCATAGAAGGAAGGAGGATCAGGATCAAGTAAACCCCAGTTAACCATTAACCACACAACCCATAAGCCTTAAAGAACGAAACCGGAAGTGCCTCTAACACTCCCGGTCATTGTTAGGCTTGTGCAATGCCGATCGAATCAACATTTTACTAAACTTAACACAACCAAAGATATGGATAAAATTATTCATACCAATGACGGCCTATGTCCTTATTTAAAGGAATCCAGGCCGGTCAAATGGAAAAACCGTTTCAAATATATAGTTGCCATGAAACTATTTTTATTACTTCTGGCCCTGAGTTTTCACCTTTCAGCGAAGGTTTTCTCCCAGCAAATTTCCCTAAATGCAAAGGAAGAATCTTTACGCAGTGTATTGCGGAGCATCAAAAAACAGAGCGGCTACGGCTTTCTGCTCGGCTCCTCGGTGCTGAAAGAAGCAAAGCCGGTCACCATTACTCTACATCTGTATTCGGTGGAGGACGCCTTAAAGAAAATCTTTGAAACGCAAAATCTCACGTACAGCATCGACAATAAATTCATTACCATCAAGCCAAAGGCAGATAAAAAAAAAGAACTGACACCTGCACCGTTGTCTTTCCGTGACATGGAACAAAAAACTGTTCAAGGAACGGTTACGGATAGTAAAAACGAACCATTAATAGGTGTAAATGTCAGGGTTAAGGGAAAAACTATTGGTACAATTACTAACAATGAGGGCCATTATTCAATTTCATTAGACCCAACTGATATACTCGTATTTAGTTACATTGGCTATGTTACCCTTGAAATACCAGTCAAGAATCAGGTTACAGTCAATGCAAAACTAGTTGAATTTCAAAGTCAACTGGATGAAACCGTCGTTAAAGGATATTATAACACCACTAAGATTCTGAATACTGGAAGTGTCAGTTCAATAAAGGCAGATGATATCGCGAAACAACCAGTGAGTGATCCTCTTATGGCGTTGGAAGGTCGAATTCCAGGTTTATATGTTGCTCAGACTTCCGGGATTACCGGTGCAGGGATATCGGTAATGCTTAGAGGACAAAACAGTATTAATAATGGCAACGGTCCATTTTACGTGGTGGATGG contains the following coding sequences:
- a CDS encoding helix-turn-helix domain-containing protein — translated: MNSPFSLQFPPGTMIREISPENVKKQIPAPVVYAPGRIYENQDFTIYQQYYHNLLTYIEFYHGQVKDDHLQVCLSCPNDTLFFIYLLEGSVVMKDHKGENVIEATQGQYYAHYIPQGQYNVILPSGRYSLFYFVLRVEWFAGTMEDSMIYSQVQGCLKQYPGQHCPLPVADITTEVKRLLLRLKQCHPVLSMKLDIQVLLILEKLLSLYDRHLRHGRNLPKSQQVLANILRMYIHQGILSGRPLNIAELADQLFTTPKTLQRYFKLAFDLSPQAYITQQKMEKAHDLILNTGHTLQEISDMLGYNLYSSFSRKFSSHFGHSPEQLRTGSVTDQKA
- a CDS encoding SMI1/KNR4 family protein, coding for MHWINTEKLVTESSIIRVERDFKINFPIAFKSLIRQHNHGAPLPNLLHTPDQQPILFGRLLNFNLNRKNDVLEHYAFIQYRIPPGVFPIAVNPAVDYLCFDFRHQDTAPSIIILPHLTQGPQKAPVWMPLASDLNELLNLLKTRPQMQP
- a CDS encoding outer membrane beta-barrel protein; the encoded protein is MRFVLFSALLWGVACPAFSQISGIVVDWKTRKPVIHAQLYLDDGVYRTREEVTDSLGQFVFTWPASTAYELTLKHIGYEDKKIFFKVPQSYKIHLDTIYMFPVPTLLQKVGLANKTIDLPPVIVKAFKPTISLRGDTLEFNAANFHTTENASILNLFQKLPGLSMDVDGNFYFQGVPIHELYIDGRPVFQNANDEIVDFKMISRLLPASIVDKVQVTSKKQMTGIRPPDPVKIINITTKAKIRKRINGEVGAGYATQNGYKVAATASRFADHSQLMATSTFDNVSSMTPPSSTDESMDMNTRFPGTTRDGKVALSAGFDAGKKAKFNFTYTRMEREGDLQEQQLRQNFLPDSSYFYKALSRKKNYIRTGMLGSNFKYNFNEKNTLSFRADFFQTQSDISSGNQYYTFPGNKPDTLSFGNFSNQDHRDNQRLFLNTEYNHQFISGGELRLNINYDFDHTNSRQHNYSMNFIPGAPLQDTINQMIRPVSSNYNLAFGVQLFKPVGKQFYFQLAYNYYSSHIGNNQLTCNFNQPTGKYELVDTSLTYRFHNRSLQQTFNASLNYHLGKFSASMGATYGLNSFESSGTFSTFNISQQYHFLSPVLNMSWTFTPMSNLRADLSTSPLMPINDYLLPVISLQNPLLVQLGNPAVKPGYSRRFSLDYFFSDTTGTTFSVGSFANFEYNSVSTSVYTESVGRQISKPINVDGTRSLSPTLSFGKRFSKIGLTLNYRAFADLRRTLSLTEGLKNINHSFFLNHDLTLSWNYKKWLELSAAAQLNLRGNKYSLQNNAFYNFTNNRIFLKAAVFLPAGLEVGTAGMYTRNSGVPGSMTLVNGWISKLLSKEKKWLIKWYGFDLLNQSKTQMAVATPNFVDRTQSNSQQQYFMCSLTRYFK
- a CDS encoding RNA polymerase sigma factor, translated to MKTPYAALSDAELADEFNKGTPKAFEELYARYAFKLYLHARGMLRDQQQAEDVVHDTFAALLEKKETFQLQDTISAYLYRSVSNRILNLFRNEKVKGRYLEEMARALPQASASTDSLVLERELSALIDWHIDRMPAKMREIFILSRKQQLSHREISEQLGTSEGTVKKQIFYALKLIRGKVTGMTSLIALNVILWLSRHT
- a CDS encoding RNA polymerase sigma factor gives rise to the protein MRYQEMTDAELSERLVTQDRKAFSEIYNRYQKILCCHAYRMTRDVDLGMDIVQEVFYAIWKNVDQVDPQRPIDRYLFSCVVNRVINAIRNDKVRGNHLKRLQCHMTDYPPPDEKLIEKQLQEWLEHELQLLPEKMRHTFELSRKHQMSHKEISRQTGTTEGTVKKQIYYALHVLRTRLTTIFILLFLVNH
- a CDS encoding FecR family protein; protein product: MTTQELKDLLERFEQGTCSEEEKQRVQRWYLEDAEEVDYSTLADFPEASQRIMNRLSRKRSGYSIKTWAIAAAVLALLSVSSAAYYYLLIRRPMQMNESAQILPGGNKAILTLSNGTAIRLDDLVAGSMRQEGEMTIEKTQDGTIRYSRKSGAANELTNALNTITTPRGGQYQVVLPDGTKVWLNAATKLTYPVSFTGRGTREVVLGGEAYFEVAKDKMHPFIVKSTDQIITVTGTHFHVSCYLNEPQITTLAEGSVQVFQPGTKKTQKLKPGQQTILSKDGIRVNEVNPEDFIAWKDGSFVFDQTPIRQVLQQISRWYDVDVDYSNLPDEYFDGDFPRSVKLPELLQKIQETSNIKIVIEGRRIRIK